Proteins encoded together in one Hemiscyllium ocellatum isolate sHemOce1 chromosome 31, sHemOce1.pat.X.cur, whole genome shotgun sequence window:
- the LOC132830465 gene encoding ribosomal protein S6 kinase-related protein-like isoform X2: protein MASGRTAARGRNATGNCASISKWKSVLSRVGSSLSSLCPLDMFQRAQKKPALPRKILRDRAQSSISRNTEWPFPQFISLFFPVFTFRSQRLEREFQDIELITKGSIGPILKVCKRTDEQTYALKVLLKTEILRQQMLHQCKEGVTLQKQAHHPFVQGLQECWQTSRLLFIMCDYHSAGDLYMLWRGCHPLEEDTVRVFAAELGSAIGFLHDFGVIHRDVKMENVLLNERGHLKLTDFGFSRRLCRGERAYTICGTMQYMAPEVLRGGPYSHAADWWSLGVLLFALLIGKFPVEPQCDHTSMLLSVEHTDMKPPSCVVSQALSFLLTELLCRDPQLRLHHLDVFSEHRSFHGLSFDPESLQKLPLKLHLPNNEPLTPANPDPSLFRGFDYDLLQVTGC from the exons ATGGCCAGTGGGCGGACTGCGGCCCGG GGAAGGAATGCCACTGGAAATTGTGCGTCCATCTCAAAATGGAAGAGCGTTTTGTCCAGAGTGGGTTCCTCCCTGTCCAGCCTGTGCCCCCTGGACATGTTCCAAAGAGCTCAGAAGAAGCCTGCACTACCACGGAAGATCCTCAGGGATCGGGCCCAGTCCAGCATCTCCAGAAACACGGAGTGGCCGTTCCCCCAGTTCATCTCTCTCTTCTTTCCAGTATTCACCTTCCGATCACAGCGGCTGGAGCGGGAATTCCAG GACATTGAGCTCATCACCAAAGGCTCCATTGGACCGATTCTGAAAGTCTGTAAAAGGACTGATGAGCAGACCTACGCTCTCAAG GTCCTGCTGAAGACAGAAATACTTCGACAGCAAATGCTGCACCAGTGTAAGGAGGGAGTCACTCTGCAG AAGCAGGCCCACCACCCGTTTGTCCAGGGTTTACAGGAATGCTGGCAGACCTCACGCCTCCTCTTCATTA TGTGTGATTACCACAGCGCTGGAGATCTCTACATGCTCTGGAGAGGCTGTCACCCACTGGAAGAGGACACAGTGCGGGTGTTTGCAGCCGAGTTAGGTTCCGCTATCG GATTCCTCCATGATTTCGGTGTTATTCATCGGGATGTGAAG ATGGAGAATGTCCTTCTGAATGAACGAG gtcaCCTCAAGTTGACCGATTTTGGCTTTAGCCGCAGACTGTGTCGGGGAGAGAGGGCTTACACCATCTGTGGAACCATGCAGTACATGG CTCCTGAGGTGTTACGGGGTGGTCCGTACAGCCATGCAGCTGACTGGTGGTCCCTCGGAGTCCTCCTCTTCGCTCTGCTCATTGGCAAG TTTCCAGTTGAGCCACAGTGTGATCACACCTCGATGCTGCTGAGTGTGGAGCACACAGACATGAAGCCACCTTCCTGTGTTGTCAGCCAGGCTCTCAGTTTCCTGCTCACAGAG CTTCTGTGTAGAGACCCTCAGCTCCGTTTACACCATCTCGATGTGTTCAGTGAGCACCGTTCCTTCCACGGTCTGTCCTTTGATCCGGAATCACTGCAGAAGCTGCCCCTGAAACTTCATCTTCCCAACAATGAACCCTTGACTCCAGCCAATCCTGATCCCAGTCTCTTTAGGGGCTTCGACTATGACCTGCTCCAAGTTACAGGCTGTTAG
- the LOC132830465 gene encoding ribosomal protein S6 kinase-related protein-like isoform X1, which translates to MASGRTAARVSGAFRTTFCRTQSIHPNPPGRNATGNCASISKWKSVLSRVGSSLSSLCPLDMFQRAQKKPALPRKILRDRAQSSISRNTEWPFPQFISLFFPVFTFRSQRLEREFQDIELITKGSIGPILKVCKRTDEQTYALKVLLKTEILRQQMLHQCKEGVTLQKQAHHPFVQGLQECWQTSRLLFIMCDYHSAGDLYMLWRGCHPLEEDTVRVFAAELGSAIGFLHDFGVIHRDVKMENVLLNERGHLKLTDFGFSRRLCRGERAYTICGTMQYMAPEVLRGGPYSHAADWWSLGVLLFALLIGKFPVEPQCDHTSMLLSVEHTDMKPPSCVVSQALSFLLTELLCRDPQLRLHHLDVFSEHRSFHGLSFDPESLQKLPLKLHLPNNEPLTPANPDPSLFRGFDYDLLQVTGC; encoded by the exons ATGGCCAGTGGGCGGACTGCGGCCCGGGTAAGCGGTGCCTTCCGGACAACATTCTGCCGAACGCAGTCGATTCACCCCAACCCTCCG GGAAGGAATGCCACTGGAAATTGTGCGTCCATCTCAAAATGGAAGAGCGTTTTGTCCAGAGTGGGTTCCTCCCTGTCCAGCCTGTGCCCCCTGGACATGTTCCAAAGAGCTCAGAAGAAGCCTGCACTACCACGGAAGATCCTCAGGGATCGGGCCCAGTCCAGCATCTCCAGAAACACGGAGTGGCCGTTCCCCCAGTTCATCTCTCTCTTCTTTCCAGTATTCACCTTCCGATCACAGCGGCTGGAGCGGGAATTCCAG GACATTGAGCTCATCACCAAAGGCTCCATTGGACCGATTCTGAAAGTCTGTAAAAGGACTGATGAGCAGACCTACGCTCTCAAG GTCCTGCTGAAGACAGAAATACTTCGACAGCAAATGCTGCACCAGTGTAAGGAGGGAGTCACTCTGCAG AAGCAGGCCCACCACCCGTTTGTCCAGGGTTTACAGGAATGCTGGCAGACCTCACGCCTCCTCTTCATTA TGTGTGATTACCACAGCGCTGGAGATCTCTACATGCTCTGGAGAGGCTGTCACCCACTGGAAGAGGACACAGTGCGGGTGTTTGCAGCCGAGTTAGGTTCCGCTATCG GATTCCTCCATGATTTCGGTGTTATTCATCGGGATGTGAAG ATGGAGAATGTCCTTCTGAATGAACGAG gtcaCCTCAAGTTGACCGATTTTGGCTTTAGCCGCAGACTGTGTCGGGGAGAGAGGGCTTACACCATCTGTGGAACCATGCAGTACATGG CTCCTGAGGTGTTACGGGGTGGTCCGTACAGCCATGCAGCTGACTGGTGGTCCCTCGGAGTCCTCCTCTTCGCTCTGCTCATTGGCAAG TTTCCAGTTGAGCCACAGTGTGATCACACCTCGATGCTGCTGAGTGTGGAGCACACAGACATGAAGCCACCTTCCTGTGTTGTCAGCCAGGCTCTCAGTTTCCTGCTCACAGAG CTTCTGTGTAGAGACCCTCAGCTCCGTTTACACCATCTCGATGTGTTCAGTGAGCACCGTTCCTTCCACGGTCTGTCCTTTGATCCGGAATCACTGCAGAAGCTGCCCCTGAAACTTCATCTTCCCAACAATGAACCCTTGACTCCAGCCAATCCTGATCCCAGTCTCTTTAGGGGCTTCGACTATGACCTGCTCCAAGTTACAGGCTGTTAG
- the LOC132830466 gene encoding pinopsin-like isoform X1, which produces MDFSESPVGVPNLTIGPFDGPQWPHIAPRGTYVTVATLMGTVVILASFMNGMVILVSVRYKRLRSPLNYILVNLAIADLMVTFFGSTISFSNNINGYFTLGKTMCQFEGFMVSLTGIVGLWSLAILAFERYIIICKPMGDFRFQQRHALWGCLFTWIWALVWTMPPLLGWSSYVPEGLRTSCGPNWYTGGSNNNSYVVALLVTCFMMPLSLIVFSYVSLLVVLRAVAQQQKECQTTQRAEREVTRMVVAMVMAFLICWLPYTTFALVVAVDKDIVIQPTLASMPSYFSKTATVYNPIIYVFMNKQFRTCLLSTLCCGRVSEDEATSSTSSSRSRTEATSLPEGGGGGNRITPA; this is translated from the exons ATGGATTTCTCAGAGTCTCCCGTTGGGGTGCCCAATCTGACCATTGGTCCATTCGATGGCCCTCAGTGGCCACATATTGCCCCGCGGGGCACTTATGTGACGGTGGCCACTCTGATGGGCACTGTGGTCATCCTAGCCTCCTTCATGAATGGGATGGTCATCCTGGTCTCGGTTAGGTACAAGAGGCTCCGCTCCCCCCTCAACTACATCCTGGTCAATCTGGCCATAGCAGACCTGATGGTCACCTTCTTTGGCAGCACCATCAGTTTCTCCAACAACATCAACGGATACTTCACTCTGGGCAAAACTATGTGTCAGTTCGAGGGTTTCATGGTGTCTCTAACAG GTATTGTGGGGCTGTGGTCGCTGGCTATCTTGGCTTTCGAACGATACATCATCATTTGCAAACCGATGGGTGATTTCCGTTTCCAACAGAGGCACGCACTGTGGGGCTGCCTGTTCACTTGGATCTGGGCTTTGGTGTGGACCATGCCCCCTCTCTTGGGTTGGAGTAGTTATGTACCTGAGG GTTTGCGAACGTCTTGTGGCCCGAACTGGTACACGGGAGGGAGTAACAATAACAGCTACGTGGTTGCACTCCTTGTCACCTGCTTCATGATGCCCCTCAGTTTGATTGTGTTCTCCTACGTCAGTCTGTTGGTGGTTCTCCGAGCT GTTGCTCAGCAACAGAAAGAGTGTCAGACGACCCAGCGAGCAGAACGAGAGGTGACCCGTATGGTGGTCGCCATGGTGATGGCGTTTTTGATCTGCTGGCTTCCTTATACGACCTTTGCCCTCGTTGTTGCTGTGGATAAGGACATTGTCATTCAGCCCACTTTAGCCTCCATGCCATCGTATTTCTCAAAGACCGCCACCGTCTACAACCCCATCATCTACGTCTTCATGAATAAACAG TTCCGGACGTGTTTGTTGAGCACcctgtgctgtgggagggtctccGAGGATGAAGCCACCTCGTCCACATCCAGCAGCAGGAGCCGGACTGAAGCTACGAGCCTTCctgagggaggagggggtggtaaCAGAATCACACCAGCCTGA
- the LOC132830466 gene encoding pinopsin-like isoform X2, which produces MVGQWSNLTIGPFDGPQWPHIAPRGTYVTVATLMGTVVILASFMNGMVILVSVRYKRLRSPLNYILVNLAIADLMVTFFGSTISFSNNINGYFTLGKTMCQFEGFMVSLTGIVGLWSLAILAFERYIIICKPMGDFRFQQRHALWGCLFTWIWALVWTMPPLLGWSSYVPEGLRTSCGPNWYTGGSNNNSYVVALLVTCFMMPLSLIVFSYVSLLVVLRAVAQQQKECQTTQRAEREVTRMVVAMVMAFLICWLPYTTFALVVAVDKDIVIQPTLASMPSYFSKTATVYNPIIYVFMNKQFRTCLLSTLCCGRVSEDEATSSTSSSRSRTEATSLPEGGGGGNRITPA; this is translated from the exons CCAATCTGACCATTGGTCCATTCGATGGCCCTCAGTGGCCACATATTGCCCCGCGGGGCACTTATGTGACGGTGGCCACTCTGATGGGCACTGTGGTCATCCTAGCCTCCTTCATGAATGGGATGGTCATCCTGGTCTCGGTTAGGTACAAGAGGCTCCGCTCCCCCCTCAACTACATCCTGGTCAATCTGGCCATAGCAGACCTGATGGTCACCTTCTTTGGCAGCACCATCAGTTTCTCCAACAACATCAACGGATACTTCACTCTGGGCAAAACTATGTGTCAGTTCGAGGGTTTCATGGTGTCTCTAACAG GTATTGTGGGGCTGTGGTCGCTGGCTATCTTGGCTTTCGAACGATACATCATCATTTGCAAACCGATGGGTGATTTCCGTTTCCAACAGAGGCACGCACTGTGGGGCTGCCTGTTCACTTGGATCTGGGCTTTGGTGTGGACCATGCCCCCTCTCTTGGGTTGGAGTAGTTATGTACCTGAGG GTTTGCGAACGTCTTGTGGCCCGAACTGGTACACGGGAGGGAGTAACAATAACAGCTACGTGGTTGCACTCCTTGTCACCTGCTTCATGATGCCCCTCAGTTTGATTGTGTTCTCCTACGTCAGTCTGTTGGTGGTTCTCCGAGCT GTTGCTCAGCAACAGAAAGAGTGTCAGACGACCCAGCGAGCAGAACGAGAGGTGACCCGTATGGTGGTCGCCATGGTGATGGCGTTTTTGATCTGCTGGCTTCCTTATACGACCTTTGCCCTCGTTGTTGCTGTGGATAAGGACATTGTCATTCAGCCCACTTTAGCCTCCATGCCATCGTATTTCTCAAAGACCGCCACCGTCTACAACCCCATCATCTACGTCTTCATGAATAAACAG TTCCGGACGTGTTTGTTGAGCACcctgtgctgtgggagggtctccGAGGATGAAGCCACCTCGTCCACATCCAGCAGCAGGAGCCGGACTGAAGCTACGAGCCTTCctgagggaggagggggtggtaaCAGAATCACACCAGCCTGA
- the LOC132830466 gene encoding pinopsin-like isoform X3 → MTDLQQPQPSSYVLLESEGIVGLWSLAILAFERYIIICKPMGDFRFQQRHALWGCLFTWIWALVWTMPPLLGWSSYVPEGLRTSCGPNWYTGGSNNNSYVVALLVTCFMMPLSLIVFSYVSLLVVLRAVAQQQKECQTTQRAEREVTRMVVAMVMAFLICWLPYTTFALVVAVDKDIVIQPTLASMPSYFSKTATVYNPIIYVFMNKQFRTCLLSTLCCGRVSEDEATSSTSSSRSRTEATSLPEGGGGGNRITPA, encoded by the exons atgactgacctccaacaaccacaaccatcttcctatgtgctgtTGGAGAGTGAAG GTATTGTGGGGCTGTGGTCGCTGGCTATCTTGGCTTTCGAACGATACATCATCATTTGCAAACCGATGGGTGATTTCCGTTTCCAACAGAGGCACGCACTGTGGGGCTGCCTGTTCACTTGGATCTGGGCTTTGGTGTGGACCATGCCCCCTCTCTTGGGTTGGAGTAGTTATGTACCTGAGG GTTTGCGAACGTCTTGTGGCCCGAACTGGTACACGGGAGGGAGTAACAATAACAGCTACGTGGTTGCACTCCTTGTCACCTGCTTCATGATGCCCCTCAGTTTGATTGTGTTCTCCTACGTCAGTCTGTTGGTGGTTCTCCGAGCT GTTGCTCAGCAACAGAAAGAGTGTCAGACGACCCAGCGAGCAGAACGAGAGGTGACCCGTATGGTGGTCGCCATGGTGATGGCGTTTTTGATCTGCTGGCTTCCTTATACGACCTTTGCCCTCGTTGTTGCTGTGGATAAGGACATTGTCATTCAGCCCACTTTAGCCTCCATGCCATCGTATTTCTCAAAGACCGCCACCGTCTACAACCCCATCATCTACGTCTTCATGAATAAACAG TTCCGGACGTGTTTGTTGAGCACcctgtgctgtgggagggtctccGAGGATGAAGCCACCTCGTCCACATCCAGCAGCAGGAGCCGGACTGAAGCTACGAGCCTTCctgagggaggagggggtggtaaCAGAATCACACCAGCCTGA